The genome window GTCGCCATCTCGGTCTTCTCCATCAAAATGGATTTTGAACAGGGTCTGCGCGTCACCTTTTTCCCGATGATCATCATTTCCTGGACCATCGAACGCATGTCTGTGCTATGGGAAGAAGAAGGACCACGCGATGTCCTGATCCAAGGGGGCGGTAGTTTGTTTACCGCCTGCATCATCTACCTCGTGATGACCAATAAATTCCTCGGCCACCTGACCTATTCCTTCCCCGAGCTACTGCTTGTCCTCTTGGCTGTGATTCTGATCATTGGCAGCTATTCAGGATACCGACTCAGCGAGTTGCGCCGCTTCGAACCCATGACCAAGGAGCATTAAGATGTTAACCACACCAGCCAAACTCCGCAAAGCAGGGATCATCGGCATGAACCACCGCAACGTGGTCTGCATCGCCCGTAACAACCCGCGCAAACTCTACCCAAGAGTCGACAACAAACTACTGACCAAGGTGCTTGCTCGGGAAGCCGGTATTGCCGTGCCCCAACTCATCGGCGTCGTCAAAACCCAGGGACACGTCAGAGAACTCAAAGAGTTTTTAAGGGATGAATCCTCCTTTGTCATGAAACCTGCCAAAGGCAGCGGAGGAAAGGGCATCCTGGTCATTGTCGGTCGCGATGGTGATGATTACATCAAACCCAGTGGCGAACGGGTCAGCCACCTCGAAGTCTGCAAACATGCCTCCAACACCCTGAGCGGTCTGTTCAGTCTGGGCGGTGCCAATGATGTCGCCATGATCGAGGAACTCGTCAATTTCGATGCCGCCTTCGATGGCTACTCCTATCAGGGGGTTCCCGACATCAGAATCATCCTCTACAAAGGCTACCCGGTCATGGCCATGACCCGCCTGTCCACTCATGACTCCGACGGTAAAGCCAACCTGCACCAAGGAGCCGTCGGTCTCGGCATCGACATCGGCAGCGGCAAAGCTTTAAAAGCAGTCCAACACGGGCAAATCATCCGCAATCACCCGGATACCGGCAAGGACTTACACGCTTTCCACGTGCCCGCCTGGAAAGACTTCCTCCTGCTCGCCAGCCAATGCTACGAAATCACCGAGCTCGGCTACCTCGGCGCCGATATCGTCCTCGATGCC of Oceaniferula marina contains these proteins:
- a CDS encoding alpha-L-glutamate ligase-like protein is translated as MLTTPAKLRKAGIIGMNHRNVVCIARNNPRKLYPRVDNKLLTKVLAREAGIAVPQLIGVVKTQGHVRELKEFLRDESSFVMKPAKGSGGKGILVIVGRDGDDYIKPSGERVSHLEVCKHASNTLSGLFSLGGANDVAMIEELVNFDAAFDGYSYQGVPDIRIILYKGYPVMAMTRLSTHDSDGKANLHQGAVGLGIDIGSGKALKAVQHGQIIRNHPDTGKDLHAFHVPAWKDFLLLASQCYEITELGYLGADIVLDADKGPLILELNARPGLAIQMANGIGMQTRFDAVEPEISKQRDYKERVTFSMEHFGIL